The following are from one region of the Anomaloglossus baeobatrachus isolate aAnoBae1 chromosome 1, aAnoBae1.hap1, whole genome shotgun sequence genome:
- the LOC142303588 gene encoding uncharacterized protein LOC142303588: protein MIKDKDQIMEKILNLSLEIIFYLTGELLDLDKDMNSISSSQINVRGDQRSKEEIPTDHCPEDCGIIQNTYEEQVIVPDLPSVLHTQDPSSAASKQCLDSLQNVQQNKSHRRGVKQQRAQTGEKLYSCNQCRKCFTQKSALISHKIIHKGKPFSCPECGKCFSVKSQLENVGGVLFGNHSLIAIKKTHTGEKPFSCSECGKCFSSKLSLNMHIKIHTGEKLFSCSECGKCFMWKSQFHDHKKTHMGDKPFSCSECGKCFSWKSQLDSHIKSHTGEKPFSCSECGKCFSSKSYLNMHIKIHTGEKPFSCSECGKCFRWKSQLDSHIKSHTGEKPFSCSECGKCFNLKSSLNMHIKIHTGEKLFSCSECGKCFSLKSSLNMHIKIHTGEKLFSCSECGKCFSWKSQLDRHIKSHTGEKPFSCSECGKCFSSKSSLNMHIKTHTGEKLFSCSECGKCFIRKSDLNQHIKSHTGEKPFSCFECGKCCRLKSHLYDHIKIHTGEKPFSCPECGKCFIQKSQLAMHIKTHTGEKPFSCSECGKCFACRFTLVTHMKIHTRVKDMFV from the exons cttttggatCTGGATAAAGATATGAACAGTATTAGTTCTTCACAGATaaatgtgaggggcgatcagcggagtaaagaggagattccaacAGATCACTgccccg AAGATTGTGGCATTATACAGAATACATATGAAGAGCAAGTAATTGTCCCAGATCTACCCTCAGTCCTTCACACCCAGGATCCGTCATCTGCTGCTTCTAAACAATGTCTGGATTCACTGCAAAATGTTCAGCAAAATAAAAGCCACAGAAGGGGTGTTAAACAACAAAGAGCTCAGACAGGGGAGAAGCTGTATTCATGTAATCAATGTAGAAAGTGTTTTACCCAAAAGTCAGCTCTAATTTCACACAAAATAATTCACAAAGGAaaaccattttcatgcccagaatgtggaaaatgttttagtgtGAAATCACAGCTTGAA aatgtgggaggtgttttatttggaaatcacagcttgatagccataaaaaaaactcacacaggggagaagccattttcttgttcagaatgtgggaaatgttttagttcgAAATTATCCCTTAATATGCAtataaaaattcacacaggggaaaagctattttcttgttcagaatgtgggaaatgttttatgtgGAAATCACAATTTCATGACCATAAAAAAACTCACATGGGGgacaagccattttcttgttcagaatgtgggaaatgttttagttggaaatcacagcttgatagccatataaaatctcacacaggggagaagccattttcttgttcagaatgtgggaaatgttttagttcgAAATCATACCTTAATATGCAtataaaaattcacacaggggagaagccattttcttgttcagaatgtgggaaatgttttcgttggaaatcacagcttgatagccatataaaatctcacacaggggagaagccattttcttgttcagaatgtgggaaatgttttaatttgaaatcatcccttaatatgcatataaaaattcacacaggggagaagctattttcttgttcagaatgtgggaaatgttttagtttgAAATCATCCCTTAATATGCAtataaaaattcacacaggggagaagctattttcttgttcagaatgtgggaaatgttttagttggaaatcacagcttgatcgccatataaaatctcacacaggggagaagccattttcttgttcagaatgtgggaaatgttttagttcgAAATCATCCCttaatatgcatataaaaactcacacaggggagaagctattttcttgttcagaatgtgggaaatgttttattcggaaatcagatcttaacCAGCATataaaatctcacacaggggagaagccgttttcatgttttgaatgtgggaaatgttgtcgTTTGAAATCACATCTTTATGACCATATAAaaattcacaccggggagaagccattttcatgtccagaatgtgggaaatgttttattcagaaatcacagcttgctatgcatataaaaactcacacgggggagaagccattttcatgttcagaatgtgggaaatgctttgctTGCAGATTCACTCTTGTTACACACATGAAAATTCACACAAGGGTAAAAGACATGTTTGTTTAA